The DNA sequence tGGGTATAAGTGCTTTACCCGCTGTGTGGCACAGTGCGTTTGGgcagtgtactgcagtggtGGGTATAAGTGCTTTACCtgctgtgtggcacagtggggtttgggcagtgtactgcagtggtGGGTATAAGTGCTTTACCTGCTGTGTGGCACAGTGCGTTTGGgcagtgtactgcagtggtGGGTATAAGTGCTTTACCtgctgtgtggcacagtggatttgggcagtgtactgcagtggtGGGTATAAGTGCTTTACCTGCTGTGTGGCACAGTGCGTTTGGgcagtgtactgcagtggtGGGTATAAGTGCTTTACCTGCTGTGTGGCACAGTGCGTTTGGgcagtgtactgcagtggtGGGTATAAGTGCTTTACCTGCTGTGTGGCACAGTGCGTTTGGgcagtgtactgcagtggtGGGTATAAGTGCTTTACCTGCTGTGTGGCACAGTGAGTTTGGgcagtgtactgcagtggtGGGTATAAGTGCTTTACCTGCTGTGTGGCACAGTGCGTTTGGgcagtgtactgcagtggtGGGTATAAGTGCTTTACCTGCTGTGTGGCACAGTGAGTTTGGgcagtgtactgcagtggtGGGTATAAGTGCTTTACCTGCTGTGTGGCACAGTGAGTTTGGGCAGTGGGAGGTAACAGTGCTTTACCTGCTGTGTGGCACAGTGAGTTTGGgcagtgtactgcagtggtGGGTTAAGTGCTTTACCCGTGTGGCACAGTGAGTTTGGGGGTTCAGGGTGGCATAAGTGCTTTACTGCTGTAGGCACAGTGATTTGGCATTGTCTCAGGTACGCTCTAGTTTACCACATCCCGCTGCCACAGAGCGCAGACTGCACGGTATCCAGAGTGCACAACCTCGCCTCCAACACAGCAGACACATCGCATAGCGACCCTCGCACcaaccacatccacacacagcccacaaaTCCACATACagcccacacatccacacacaccccacatccacacacagcccacacacatccacatacagcccacacatccacacacaacccgcacatccacacacagcccacacacatccacatacagcacacacatccacacacagcccacacacatccacatacagcccacacacatccacacacagcccacacacatccacatacagcccacacatccacacacaacccgcacatccacacacagcccacacacatccacatacagcccacacatccacacacaacccacacatccacacacagcccacacacatccacatacagcccacacatccacacacaacccgcacatccacacacagcccacacacatccacatacagcccacacatccacacacagcccacacacatcctgcacatccacacacaacccacacatccacaaacaccccacacacatccacacacaacccacacatccacacacaccccacacacatcctgcacatccacacacagcccccacaTCCACAAACAGCCCACACACATcctgcacatccacacacaacccacacacaccccacacacatcctgcacatccacacacaacccacacactcTCCAGAACCTGGCAATGCATGTACAGTCTCTCCAGAACCTGGCAGTGCATGTGCAGTATTTTCAGAACCTGTCAGGGCATGTACAGCCTCTCCAGAACCTGTCAGTGCATGTACAGCCTCTCCAGAACCTGTCAGTGCATGTACAGCCTCTCCAGAACCTGTCAGTGCATGTACAGCCTCTCCAGAACCTGTCAGTGCATGTACAGCCTCTCTAGAAACACTGCCGTGCGTGTGTGgtctgtctgcagtgtgtgagtattCATTTGCACAGGAATAATCTGACTCTTCACTGCTTGCCTCTGCAGCTTAAGAAGAAGGTCAAGGCAAAAGGCAAGAAGATCCGGGTGAAAGATCTCCCAAAGTCCGGTAAAGATGTGCCTGTGGGGACAAGCTGTCAGGTGACCGGGTGGGGCGTGACCAAGGAGAAGGTCAGGGTGGCGTCAAACACCCTGCAGGGGGTGGAGGTGAAGATTGAGGGCCGGGACCTGTGCAGCTGCTATTACAACAGCAACCCGGTGATCACACAGGACATGCTCTGTGCAGGAAACAAAAAGGCCAAGGCTGACGCTTGCTGGGTGAGTGCTGTGCCCTAAACCTGTGTCTGAGAGAGCCTATTGCTTTATGAATCAGACTGTGTTCCCTTGACCTGTGTCTGAGATAGACTACTGCTTTATGAATCAGACTGTGTTCCCTAAACCTGTGTCTGAGAGAGCCTACTGCTTTATGAATCAGACTGAGTGTTCCCTAGACCTGTGTCTGAGATAGCCTACTGCTTTATGAATCAGACTGAGTGTTCCCTAGACCTGTGACTGAGAGAGCCTACTGCTTTATGAATCAGACTGAGTGTTCCCTAGACCTGTGACTGAGAGAGCCTACTGCTTTATGAATCAGACTGTGTTCCCTAGACCTGTGTCTGAGATAGCCTACTGCTTTATGAATCAGACTGAGTGTTCCCTAGACCTGTGACTGAGATAGCCTACTGCTTTATGAATCAGACTGTGTTCCCTAGACCTGTGTCTGAGATAGCCTACTGCTTTATGAATCAGACTGAGTGTTCCCTAGACCTGTGACTGAGATAGCCTACTGCTTTATGAATCAGACTGTGTTCCCTAGACCTGTGTCTGAGATAGCCTACTGCTTTATGAATCAGACTGAGTGTTCCCTAGACCTGTGTCTGAGATAGCCTACTGCTTTATGAATCAGACTTCATGTTCCCTAGAATCAGTGTTCCCTAGATGTGTGAGATCTGGCTTGTAGTACATGAGAGatgtatttaatttgtatattaGCTGTTCAAGCTGAGCTGGGTAGTCAGACACCCGCTGCTCATCACCAGGCTGCTCCCGTTTCACTGTTTCCTCACTGATGGTGTGTCTTTACGGGCCTGGCTGTAGCCCTACCCAGCTGGCTTTGAACTGGCAGTCTATGCAAATGTGTCCTTTTACTCAGTGCACTTCTTGGGCAGTAGATTTCTACCtctgtaatgaaatgcattcttATTTTACAAAAAGCGTCTGTGTATATAAACACAGCTATTACACAGGAACATAAAACTATGTatgtgtctcacacacacacatgcacacatgcacacatgtacagacacatgcacacacacacacacgcacacacacgcacacacacgtacagacacatgcacacacacacacacacacgcacacacacgtacagacacatgcacacacacacacagacacatgcacacacaaacacacacacgcacacagacagtgtATGTCAAATTTATCAAGTTTATTTTTAGTTGATGGAATAAGACAGTGCTCTTCCAAGTAAATGTCAGACATTAGAAGACTGATTAACTGGCGACTTCCCCTAGCCTTGAAATAAAGGGTAGAAAGTTTACTTTAATTGACTCAAAGTTATAATCTTGGGATCGCAGCAGTTTGCTGTCAAACGATGCATATTAGATATCTGTCTCAGTTTGCTGTCTCCTATCCATTTATAAGGAACTCTGTAGGCTATTTAAGTCCTGCTGGTTAAGAAATGCAGCTCACAGGAGCCTTCAAATGAAAGACATTTTGGGGGATCATTAATTAGCATATTGTTATTCACTTCAGGGAATGTGCGTACACAAGCAGCATGTTCAGGACATTTAAGAATGTTTGAATATGCAGTTTTACTGCGCAAAGATAACATTACTCCATTCTTGCTGTTAAGTAGAACAAATATGTGTATTTAACTTTGACTGGAATTCACTTTCTTCTCAAACACTGTTTGAGAAATTGCGAACACAAAACTAATTTGCTGGACTGTGGCCGAGAAGAGGAGCGTGTGACTCAATTTGTAAGTGAAGCGATGAAAGCTcacagttctggccccacggcCCTCTGGGGCTTTGGTTTCCGCCtccctgactgacaggctgCAATTCTCCTCCAGTGATCTCTTTAAAAAATCCGACACCTGATCATTTGTACTTCTTGAACAAAATTGTACGGGCTTCAACAAGGCAGCGGCGTAATGGTCAGGGAATTGGGTTTgcaccgacagacagagctggaAAACTCAGGTCCAGAAAGTAAATGTCCTTCCcaatattttgttccagtccCCTGGGTTTGATAATTACCACAATTCTTTTTGATCCCTGGACTTTTCCACCTGCACAGTTGTCTGTTTGATACCCAGacagaacactgctgttgtactcttgGCCAAGGTGCTCAGTAATATCACCCAGTTGTGTAAATAGATTGTTTGTAAGCTGTGTAAGGTGCTTTAATGCCGTAACGTATTGTTACAGAAAATCAATTGCTAAAGCCTTCCATGCAACAACACATCCTTCAGTGACCAGGCACTGGTGGCTTTACAGGGTTTAGGAGGAAAGTGCACATTAACATGATTCATAAAAGCATTCCCAAATGTGTTCAGAATTCCTGTGTTTACATGCCTAAAGCTGACCTATTATTCTTCCTCTGGCATATTGCTGGAATATCTCACTACTTACATTCCAGAGTCAGCATTCATATTGGCTTGTCCAGAACACTGAATTTCAGCATTCCAAATTAAGAGTTGGCATAGCAGATGCTTCCATTCAAACGAAGGACAGATGGCAACTAGAAATAGGAGAGTCATGTTTCATGAGCTGTCAGATCGTTGACTTATTTGAATCAATGAACAGGCTGTACCCTTCTCTGCAAAGCATAATTATTGGTTTACATCTGTGAGTCTCTGACAGCACATGGTAGGTCAACCCATTTATAAGTAAGTCAACTATTAGAAACTAAGTTTTATTATCATGTCTCTCTTATGGCTGTGTGACCTGGAATGTGACTGTGTTTTCCCCCTGGAATAAGACTGTGTTTCCCCCATGGAATGAGAATGTGTTTTCCTCCCTGGGATGTGACTGTGATTTACCCCCTGTAATGAGACTGTGTTTTCCCTCCTGGAATGAGACTGTGATTTACCCCCTGGAATGAGACTGTGTTTTCCCCCCTAGAATGAGACTGTGTTTCCCCCATGGAATGAGAATGTGTTTTCCCCCATGGAATGTGACTGTGATTTACCCCCTGTAATGAGACTGTGTTTTCCCCCCTGGAATGAGACTGTGATTTACCCTCTGGAATGAGATGTGTTTTCCCCCATGGAATGTGACTGTGTTACCCCTGTAATGAGACTGTGTTTTCCCCCTGGAATGAGACTGTGATTTACCCCCTGGAATGAGACTGTGTTTTCCCCCTAGAATGAGAATGTGTTTCCCCATGGAATGTGACTGTTATTTACCCCCTGTAATGAGACTGTGTTTTCCCCCCTGGAATGAGACTGTGATTTACCCTCTGGAATGAGACTGTGTTTTCCCCCCTAGAATGAGACTGTGTTTCCCCCATGGAATGAGACTGTGTTTTCCCCCATGGAATGTGACAGTGATTTACCCCCTGTAATGAGACTGTGTTTTCCCTCCTGGAATGAGACTGTGATTTACCCCCTGGAATGAGACTGTGTTTTCCCCCCTAGAATGAGACTGTGTTTTCCCCAGGGTGACTCCGGCGGGCCGCTGCTTTGTAAGAAGATGCTTGTGGGCGTGGTTTCCGGTGGTCATGGCTGTGGTGACCCCAAGAAGCCGGGCGTGTACACCCGCCTGTCAGAGCGACACCTGTCCTGGATTAAAAAGATCATAAAGCATCGCAGCAACATCACTGCTCCTCTGACTGATGTTTGAGTAAAGCCCTGCCCTCAGCTTCGTAATGCATACTTTCTGTTAAACTGCATACTTATTAGCAGCATACTCTCTGTTAAACTGCATACTTATTAGCAGCATACTCTCTGTTAAACTGCATACTTATTAGCAGCATACTCTCTGTTAAACTGCATACTTATTAGCAGCATACTCTCTGTTAAACTGCATACTTATTAGCAGCATACTCTCTGTTAAACTGCACACTTATTAGCAACTTTGCATATATTAGCCTGGGTCAAGTATACCAGGGCATTATTGGGATTTTAAAGTAATACGCAAATAAAATTTATGCAAAAATGCTCAATGTATATTATCTTTATCTCCATTCCAACCAATTTGAACAATTATATATGGTTAACTGTTGCCATTTACCTCTGCTTgatcacatttaacaatatgtgtcattcattttttcataagaTGTGATTCAACTTCACAATAATGAAAGCATGGAggcataaattatttttatctgtgagaattaaaatgaaacaaggttttATCCAGTAAATTGATATGTATTGTTTTGAATtgatattttcagttattttccatCTTTATCTTATTAAGAACCAAAGAAACTATGTAGGCCAAAAGatataaagcaaatacagataaTGAGTGATATGAACCAAacttacacagtaaaatacatctcacaaaaaatgcatctcacaaaaaaaaacatcttacgAAATTAATTCTCACAAATTGTCCTTCCTCTTTtactaacatttaaaaatgggtCACTTTGACCCAAATCAAACGGAAGAGTTAAACCAGTCTGCCAAGTCTTAATATCTGTGTTCATATaggtcagtggtgtcaaactcgtgccattgagggccgtgtgtatgcaggttttcattccagcctcagatcttgattatataattagttaaattattgtGAAtagatgcaggtttgtgcacaatgtgacccgtctatggtgacccgcattgtttaaataaaaatgttcttatattctgtgcttcatgCAGTTAAGCATatgctgaatgagtaattgactcaattaaggcagcattaatggTTGGAATGAACCTTGCACACACGGCTCATGCAAGGTTTGACCCACTGATAGGTCATGTAGAATAAGAGTGAACATAAACCTGTGGTTCTGTGCTTTAAATGGAATGGTCTCTTTGCACGTGAATGTAGACTCCGTTTCTGTTGAATGTGATGATTGATTGAACTTAAACAGTATATATCTGTGCTTCCCATAAAGCGTCTGTAATGATCTTACGCTGTGTTCACACAGACAGTGAATATTACTGCTGCAcagaatattattaataattattaatattattcacTCCACCATGCTCTAATAAAGAACAATAAGTTTGGTTGTCTATGTGGACAATATATTAAAGGACCAGGAAAAAGATTCTGGGCACATGGGTGTAAGTTTATTTCTGGACGTTCCTCAGAAGCAGTCGGAACCAAAACCGAGCGTTTATTTTGCTGTGGCATCTTCAAGTAGTTTAACAGAATTCATTgtcagagagagcacagacaggcaTTGTGAAGACTGGgccttggattcaatcaatatatttctcctaaatttttcatcacaaatacatttatttgtgatgaGAATTAATTTCTCatcacaaatacatttatacctctcccccccccctgccccccaaagaCCTTGGCTAAAATCAATGAGCTTCATTTGCATGATTATATATGTTAATTTCTTCTTATAGCTTTGTTGAATTAAATGATTGTGGGATTTATTCAAATTCATGCAAAGAGAGTAATTTTGCAAATGATTATTGTATAGTGATGTGCACGTTTTCctgtttcaacaaaaaaaataaaaaaataataataataacgtacAAACAGTCACTGCCTTATTAAATTTAACAGCCCGGggtaaaataagttttaaaacattactttataaaaaaatgtattcattatattatttaaattaaattcaaatgatacaaaatatttatcattttatgggTCTTAAAATgtgacctttttttcttttaaaagcctGCAGATAAAAGAACTAAAACtgataaatgtgcatttgtttggaTGTCCCAGGTGTggagggttagggtgtgtgtgtcagctcaTTTTATTCTCAGGACTAACAGACTGTGTAACCAGCACACCGAAATATTTACCAGAGAGTCTTGTTAAAGCCAGAAAGAAGACCAAACAGATTCTAGCAGGGTGTGTTAGTAAACCCCATTTCTGCCTCTGGGATTCTATAAAGGATTGATTGTGCTTTATATTCCTCAGCCAGGCTCGCTGCTCTGGGTGTCTCCCTGGTCTGAGTCAGGCATCAGTcaaaactgaacacagaacCAGGCTGAAAAGAATATGGTGAAATACCAGGCATACCGGCGCGGCGTGGCTCTGCCTCCAGCCTCGAATTCGGCTCCCTGACGGGGGATGAATTGCAGCGTTTATCAGCGATAGGCCTGTTAAAATCTGCACATCCAGCCATCccccattccattccattcataCCTTCCACTGCTCTGTATGCGTTGGATTTTTCTCAGCCTGTCTTCTCCCTGGTCTGGCTCCGATTTCCCACCAAGCTGGACCCTGAAAACAACGCCTGTACCTCTCATTTCACAATCgacatgcccccccccgcaggcAAGAGACTCCCGAGTGACGCAGGGGCTGAAGAGTTTTCCCGTGTGTGCAGTCTCACAGTCAGGACGTCTTTACTTCTCTGAGAAATAGCTGGTGAAAGGATTCTGTCCTTGCAGCAGTGCTACTTCGGTCCCTTCTGACGCTACCCTTTATCTCAGGAAGAGACTGAGTCGCTATCGGTCTCTATTATCCCCAATGCCTTGAAATACTGCAACTAAAACTTGAAAGAGGAAATCGGAACGGATTGAACAATACGATGTGCTGGGGGCCATCCATATTCAGGGAACATGTTCATAAtgacctctctcattctcaTGTCAGCTGTCCTATTataaaagccatttaaaatcCTGACAGCTTGTGTTAGTCTCCCTCTGGTGaatcaggtttaaaaaaagcccATTTGTTTGAcctgtttgctctgtctgtaggggctgtctgtctgtaggggatgtctgtctgtaggggatgtttgctctgtctgtagGGGCTGACTGTCTGTAGGGgctgtttgctctgtctgtaggggctgtctgtctgtctgtaggggcTGTTTGCTCTGCCTGTAGGGACTGCCTGTCTGTAGGGGCTGTTTGCTTTGTCTGTaggggctgtctgtctgtctgtagggaCTGCCTGTCTGTAGGGgctgtttgctctgtctgtagGGGTTATCTGTCTGTAGGGGCTGACTGTCTGTAggggctgtctgtctgtagggaCTGCCTGTCTGTAGGGgctgtttgctctgtctgtagGGGCTAACTGTCTGTAGGGGTTATCTGTCTGTAGGGACTGCCTGTCTGTAGAGGAtgtttgctctgtctgtagGGACTGCCTGTCTGTAGGGgctgtttgctctgtctgtaggggctgtctgtctgtaggggctgtttgctctgtctgtagGGACTGCCTATCTGTAGGGgctgtttgctctgtctgtaggggctgtctgtctgtaggggatgtttgctctgtctgtagGGACTGCCTGTCTGTAGGGgctgtttgctctgtctgtaggggctgtctgtctgtaggggatgtttgctctgtctgtagGGACTGCCTGTCTGTAGGGgctgtttgctctgtctgtagGGACTGCCTGTCTGTAGGGgctgtttgctctgtctgtagGGACTGCCTGTTTGTAGGGgctgtttgctctgtctgtagAGGCTGATTGTCTGTAGGGgctgtttgctctgtctgtagGGGCTGACTGTCTATAGGGACTGTGTGCTCTGTCTGTAGggactgtctgtctgtaggggatgtttgctctgtctgtagAGGCTGATTGTCTGTAGGGgctgtttgctctgtctgtagGGGCTGACTGTCTGTAGGGgctgtttgctctgtctgtaagggctgtctgtctgtaggggcTGTTTGCGctgtctttattttggtgggTAGCAGGATAATTAGCTATTTTAAATCACATGTACCATTCCACCACCTGGCCCTGCGTACATTacacagactgagacagagagggaactCCAGAAAGCAGTGCTGTTTATACCACAATCCAATGGCAAGCCTTTTGAATACCTGCAgagtgtttgtgaatgtgactCGCTCTTTAGACAGAAAGTCACTGCAgagtgtttgtgaatgtgactcgctctttaaaaaaaaatacaggtttGGCTCATTGCCAGAGCCTCCTGTTTACCTCCAACATATGAGTCacagggatgtttttttttcttcagaattctagtgttctagaactacatcagtattagaatgttctgttaacAATTTTCTAATCGCATATCGGGatctttaaagggttaaatgtgtatttcaggtGTAATCTCCACGCCCCCCTGCACACACTCATGATGGCGCAGTCAGGTGAGTGGCTTTGTGACATTCATGTAAAACAATTCTTGACCTAGTACAGTGAAAGCGATTTGCATCCATAACAAAAAGCACGTCTTTGAGCGAACAGGCACAGCAGCATCTGActggcacactgcacacaaatgGTTTGATCTGCATTTCACACAACTTGCAGTTTAACTATTAAAAAGCAGCTGATGTGATTTATTAAACATCTTGCTGAAATGTTTCATGTTGGTGATTAGTGCTGAAGCTCCAAGCAGTGGTTCTGGTTTTAGGTGTCCACAAGCCTCATTTTTGTCTGGATTCCAGTGAAAGCCTATTATCTGTCTGAAGCATTTTGATCTGGTGGAGAATCACGTCTGTCTCGGCCGTACTTACCTGTGTGGAGAGcacacctgggttgcattaacTACtgagcccaggtgcttaaatg is a window from the Anguilla rostrata isolate EN2019 chromosome 14, ASM1855537v3, whole genome shotgun sequence genome containing:
- the LOC135239867 gene encoding granzyme K-like encodes the protein MEQQQVQVQVQEQEQVQQQEQQQLKKKVKAKGKKIRVKDLPKSGKDVPVGTSCQVTGWGVTKEKVRVASNTLQGVEVKIEGRDLCSCYYNSNPVITQDMLCAGNKKAKADACWGDSGGPLLCKKMLVGVVSGGHGCGDPKKPGVYTRLSERHLSWIKKIIKHRSNITAPLTDV